A single region of the Lysinibacillus sp. B2A1 genome encodes:
- the asnB gene encoding asparagine synthase (glutamine-hydrolyzing), translated as MCGITGWASFQKDLRTSEEIIKLMAQTLNKRGPDDENIWCNEHIAFGHRRLAVIDLIGGKQPMMKSHEGANYVMTYNGELYNTEELRKELQNRGYTFTTHSDTEVLLTAYIEWKEQCVNFLNGIFAFGVWDEQLQSLFLCRDRLGVKPLYFTEQQGSLLFASEVKALLAHPEVKATVNAEGLANIMAVGPSRTPGKALFQNINELRPGYAMRFSREGMRIWQYWRLQSEHHNESLEDTVDHVRFLLTDAIERQLVSDVPICTFLSGGLDSSIITGIAANSFQQKGKDRLHTYSIDYEDNERFFNPHAFQTSTDTYWIEQMTNTFKTDHHAEEISQQQLIDLLVESVIVRDSPGMADVDSSLLWFCRKIKRDFTVALSGECADEIFGGYPWFTETTTGFPWIRSLAERTTMLQDRWRKKLAVESYAQHVYTQTIAELPYFEGEGMEEARHREMFYLNMVWFMQTLLERKDRMSMGASLEVRVPFADHRLVEYTWNIPWEMKNLGGMEKGLLRKAMDHLLPKEVLYRKKNPYPKTYHPLYTMGVQKWLGEIMKDKNSILHELFERQKLIELIESGGSSFKVPWYGQLMAGPQLLAYLGQIHTWFEHYNIQLIES; from the coding sequence ATGTGTGGGATTACAGGATGGGCTAGCTTTCAAAAAGATTTAAGAACAAGTGAAGAAATCATCAAGTTGATGGCCCAAACTTTAAATAAACGCGGTCCAGATGATGAAAATATTTGGTGTAATGAGCATATAGCATTTGGCCATCGAAGGTTAGCCGTTATCGATTTAATAGGCGGCAAGCAACCAATGATGAAAAGTCATGAAGGTGCAAATTATGTCATGACATACAATGGCGAGCTTTATAATACAGAGGAATTACGTAAGGAGCTTCAAAATCGAGGATATACTTTTACTACACATTCAGATACGGAAGTTTTGCTAACGGCTTATATTGAATGGAAAGAGCAATGTGTAAATTTTTTAAATGGTATCTTTGCTTTTGGGGTGTGGGATGAACAATTACAATCACTATTTTTATGTAGAGATCGACTTGGGGTAAAACCTTTGTATTTTACAGAGCAACAAGGTAGTTTGCTTTTTGCATCTGAGGTAAAAGCATTATTAGCACATCCTGAGGTGAAAGCAACTGTAAATGCAGAGGGATTAGCCAATATTATGGCTGTAGGGCCTTCTAGAACACCAGGAAAGGCGCTTTTTCAAAATATTAATGAATTGCGCCCTGGATATGCAATGCGTTTCTCAAGGGAAGGTATGCGAATTTGGCAATATTGGCGTTTGCAGAGCGAGCATCATAATGAATCTTTAGAAGATACAGTAGATCATGTCCGTTTTTTACTGACTGATGCAATTGAACGTCAGCTTGTTTCGGATGTACCAATTTGTACCTTTCTTTCAGGTGGCTTAGATTCTAGTATTATTACAGGCATTGCAGCGAACAGTTTTCAGCAAAAGGGGAAAGATAGGCTTCATACGTACTCTATTGATTATGAGGATAATGAGCGTTTTTTTAATCCACATGCATTTCAAACATCGACAGACACTTATTGGATTGAACAGATGACAAATACATTTAAAACAGATCATCATGCTGAGGAAATCTCGCAACAGCAATTAATTGATTTGTTAGTGGAATCTGTAATTGTTAGAGATTCACCAGGAATGGCAGATGTAGATTCATCACTACTATGGTTTTGCCGAAAAATCAAAAGGGACTTTACAGTTGCATTATCAGGTGAATGTGCAGATGAAATCTTTGGTGGATATCCATGGTTTACGGAGACGACAACAGGTTTCCCTTGGATTCGTTCACTTGCTGAAAGGACAACAATGCTACAAGATCGATGGCGTAAGAAATTAGCAGTTGAATCATATGCACAACATGTTTATACACAAACAATAGCGGAGTTACCATATTTCGAAGGAGAAGGTATGGAGGAAGCAAGGCATCGTGAAATGTTTTATTTAAATATGGTGTGGTTTATGCAAACATTGTTGGAACGAAAAGATCGTATGAGTATGGGAGCAAGTCTTGAGGTTCGTGTTCCATTTGCTGATCATCGTCTTGTGGAATATACATGGAATATTCCTTGGGAAATGAAAAATTTAGGTGGAATGGAAAAGGGATTACTTCGAAAAGCAATGGACCACTTATTGCCCAAAGAAGTATTGTATCGTAAAAAGAATCCGTATCCTAAAACCTATCATCCGCTTTATACGATGGGTGTTCAAAAATGGCTAGGAGAAATAATGAAGGATAAAAATTCGATTCTTCATGAATTATTTGAAAGGCAGAAGCTGATTGAGCTAATTGAATCTGGTGGTAGCTCTTTTAAAGTTCCTTGGTACGGACAATTAATGGCAGGGCCTCAACTTTTGGCATATCTAGGGCAAATTCATACATGGTTTGAACATTATAATATTCAATTAATTGAGTCCTAA
- a CDS encoding GntR family transcriptional regulator → MDMLLFQLEKDGGKPLYDQLYSGIKEAIITKKISVGEKLPSKRKLSDFLNISQTTIEIAYAQLLAEGYIMSKARVGYFVEEIDELPYIHQDTVASLSELPKKKTYKIDFNPASIDIHAFPFQTWRKYAKELFDDTSKELLLTGEPQGELSLRTEIANYLYQSRGVVCSPEQIVVGSGTEQLLPMILRLFSDDTYFALENPGYPAVHRMFSQHKRKVYPITVDDEGILIHELEKTSADVVYITPSHQFPTGAVLSATRRAQALNWAAQSTSRYIIEDDYDSEFRYTGKPIPALHALDRNDKVIYMSTFTKSLMPSLRVAYFVLPPKLLATYNDVFNYYSSTVPRFDQHIVANFMRDGHFAKHLNRMRKIYRKKHDKLTSILENYSNQIKITGEQAGMHILLEVQHALTEKHLQELASNAEIGIYPLSDYRLDRTVTSQAQFLLGFGGIPVHEIEQSIEKLMDCWDIKKHQSASR, encoded by the coding sequence GTGGACATGCTATTATTTCAGCTAGAAAAAGATGGTGGAAAACCGCTCTATGATCAGCTTTATAGCGGCATTAAAGAAGCTATCATTACAAAGAAAATTTCAGTAGGGGAAAAATTGCCATCAAAAAGAAAATTATCCGATTTTTTGAATATTTCTCAAACAACAATTGAAATTGCATATGCACAACTATTAGCTGAGGGCTATATAATGTCTAAAGCACGCGTTGGGTATTTTGTAGAGGAGATTGACGAGCTTCCCTATATTCATCAGGACACAGTAGCTTCCTTAAGTGAGCTACCTAAGAAAAAAACATACAAAATAGATTTTAATCCTGCTTCTATCGATATTCATGCATTTCCATTTCAAACATGGCGCAAATATGCAAAAGAGCTTTTTGATGATACCTCAAAGGAATTATTATTAACTGGGGAACCTCAGGGAGAGCTTTCTTTACGTACTGAGATTGCTAATTATTTATATCAATCTCGTGGAGTTGTTTGTAGTCCTGAGCAAATAGTTGTGGGTTCAGGGACAGAGCAGCTACTTCCAATGATTTTACGCCTCTTTAGTGATGACACTTACTTTGCTCTTGAAAATCCTGGTTATCCAGCTGTACATCGTATGTTTTCTCAGCATAAACGAAAGGTCTACCCAATTACTGTTGATGATGAGGGCATCTTAATTCATGAACTCGAAAAAACGAGCGCTGACGTTGTATATATCACACCATCTCATCAGTTTCCAACAGGTGCAGTATTGTCAGCTACAAGACGTGCACAGGCATTAAATTGGGCTGCGCAGAGTACCTCTCGCTATATAATTGAGGATGACTATGATTCTGAATTTCGTTATACTGGGAAACCAATTCCTGCTCTACACGCACTTGATCGAAACGATAAAGTCATTTATATGAGTACCTTTACAAAATCATTAATGCCATCCTTGCGAGTAGCTTATTTTGTTCTCCCGCCAAAATTGCTGGCAACCTATAATGACGTATTTAATTACTATTCATCAACAGTACCTAGATTCGATCAACATATTGTTGCTAATTTCATGCGGGATGGTCATTTTGCTAAACATTTAAACCGGATGAGGAAAATTTACCGTAAAAAACACGATAAGCTAACTTCTATTTTAGAAAACTATTCTAATCAAATTAAAATTACTGGAGAGCAAGCAGGGATGCATATATTATTAGAGGTACAGCATGCACTAACTGAAAAGCATTTACAAGAGCTCGCCTCTAATGCAGAGATTGGTATTTATCCATTATCGGACTACCGCCTAGATCGCACTGTAACATCGCAGGCTCAATTTTTACTAGGCTTTGGAGGTATACCTGTACATGAAATTGAACAATCCATTGAGAAACTTATGGATTGTTGGGATATAAAAAAGCACCAATCAGCCTCACGTTAA
- a CDS encoding pyridoxal 5'-phosphate synthase lyase subunit PdxS — protein sequence MKQTGTELVKRGMAEMQKGGVIMDVINAEQAKIAEAAGAVAVMALERVPSDIRKAGGVARMADPRIVEEVMGAVSIPVMAKARIGHIVEARILEAMGVDYIDESEVLTPADEEFHLLKSDYTVPFVCGCRDLGEAARRIGEGASMLRTKGEPGTGNIVEAVRHIRKVNAQVRKVVGMTEDELMTEAKLLGAPFELLREIKRNGRLPVVNFAAGGVATPADAALMMELGADGVFVGSGIFKSENPEKFAKAIVEATTHYKDYKLLAEISKELGVPMKGIDIAQLSQNERMQERGW from the coding sequence ATGAAACAAACAGGCACAGAGCTAGTAAAAAGAGGTATGGCTGAAATGCAAAAGGGTGGCGTTATTATGGACGTGATAAATGCAGAGCAGGCGAAAATTGCTGAAGCAGCAGGAGCTGTAGCTGTCATGGCATTAGAAAGGGTACCATCAGATATTCGTAAGGCGGGTGGTGTTGCACGTATGGCTGATCCTAGAATTGTTGAGGAGGTTATGGGGGCTGTCTCTATTCCGGTGATGGCTAAGGCACGTATAGGGCATATAGTCGAAGCAAGAATCTTAGAGGCAATGGGTGTTGATTATATTGATGAAAGTGAAGTATTAACACCTGCAGATGAAGAGTTTCATTTATTAAAAAGTGATTACACTGTACCATTTGTTTGTGGTTGCCGCGATTTAGGAGAAGCTGCTCGACGCATTGGTGAGGGAGCTTCAATGCTGCGAACAAAGGGTGAACCAGGAACAGGGAATATTGTAGAGGCTGTACGTCATATTCGTAAAGTGAATGCGCAAGTTCGTAAGGTAGTTGGTATGACAGAGGATGAGCTAATGACAGAGGCTAAATTGCTTGGAGCCCCATTTGAATTATTAAGAGAAATTAAACGAAATGGGCGTTTACCAGTGGTGAATTTTGCAGCTGGTGGGGTCGCTACGCCTGCTGATGCTGCCTTAATGATGGAGCTTGGGGCTGACGGTGTGTTCGTTGGTTCTGGTATTTTTAAATCAGAAAATCCAGAGAAGTTTGCAAAGGCAATTGTAGAGGCTACTACACATTATAAGGATTATAAGCTTCTAGCAGAAATATCAAAAGAGCTAGGGGTTCCAATGAAAGGCATTGATATTGCACAGCTCAGTCAAAATGAGCGCATGCAAGAGCGAGGCTGGTAA
- a CDS encoding pyridoxal 5'-phosphate synthase glutaminase subunit PdxT, translating to MKRIGVLALQGAVREHMQMLESLDCEVVLVKRHNDLQQLDGLVLPGGESTTMRKLLNRYELLEPIRTLAKTGLPMFGTCAGLILLANEVVDYEPHLAVMNVAVARNSYGRQVDSFEVDLNIPKIGKAIPAVFIRAPHIVSVGEGVEILAEHEGKIVLAQDGHFLGCSFHPELTTDTRILKYFVSSMV from the coding sequence ATGAAACGAATTGGTGTATTAGCATTGCAGGGAGCGGTACGGGAGCACATGCAAATGTTAGAGTCACTAGACTGTGAGGTTGTCTTGGTAAAACGGCACAATGACTTACAGCAACTAGATGGACTTGTGCTACCTGGCGGGGAGAGTACAACAATGCGAAAATTGCTGAATCGATATGAGCTGTTGGAGCCAATTCGCACACTCGCAAAGACCGGATTGCCGATGTTTGGAACATGTGCAGGCTTAATTTTATTGGCAAATGAAGTAGTGGACTATGAGCCGCATTTAGCGGTTATGAATGTAGCAGTAGCAAGAAATTCTTATGGACGACAGGTAGATAGCTTCGAAGTAGACCTCAATATACCTAAAATAGGTAAAGCAATCCCTGCTGTTTTTATACGCGCACCTCATATTGTTTCAGTTGGCGAAGGTGTTGAAATTCTAGCAGAGCATGAAGGGAAGATTGTTTTAGCACAGGATGGTCATTTTTTAGGCTGTTCGTTTCATCCTGAATTAACAACTGATACACGTATTCTCAAATATTTTGTATCGTCTATGGTATGA
- a CDS encoding serine--tRNA ligase — protein sequence MLDIKRVRDNFAEVKEMLLTRNEDLGNLDDFEELDAKRRELIAKTEELKAERNKVSEQISVMKRNKENADEVIARMRQVGDEIKELDVQLNDVEDRFKDMMMRLPNIPHESVPVGTTEDDNVVEYTWGEVPTFDFDIKPHWDIATDLKIVDFERGAKVTGSRFLFYRGLGARLERALMTFMMDLHAEEHGYEEMLPPVIVNRDSLTGTGQLPKFEEDVFKLEETDYFMIPTAEVPVTNFYRDEILSVEALPQGFAAYSACFRSEAGSAGRDTRGLIRQHQFNKVELVRFVKPEESYEQLELLTGHAERVLQLLGLPYRKLKMCTADLGFTAAKKYDLEVWIPAQNMYREISSCSNFEDFQARRANIRFRREANAKPEYVHTLNGSGLAIGRTVAAILENYQQADGSVVIPEVLRPYMGGKDIIAPK from the coding sequence ATGTTAGATATTAAACGCGTGCGCGATAATTTCGCTGAAGTTAAAGAAATGCTATTAACACGTAATGAGGATTTAGGAAACTTAGACGATTTTGAAGAATTAGATGCCAAGCGTCGTGAATTAATTGCAAAAACGGAAGAGCTTAAAGCTGAGCGTAATAAAGTATCTGAACAAATTTCTGTGATGAAGCGTAATAAAGAAAATGCGGATGAAGTAATCGCTCGTATGCGTCAGGTTGGCGATGAAATTAAGGAGCTAGATGTCCAATTAAATGATGTAGAAGACCGTTTTAAAGATATGATGATGCGTTTACCAAACATCCCGCATGAATCCGTACCAGTGGGCACAACAGAGGATGACAACGTTGTGGAATATACTTGGGGTGAGGTGCCGACATTTGATTTTGATATTAAACCACACTGGGATATTGCAACCGATTTAAAAATTGTAGACTTTGAGCGTGGAGCAAAAGTGACAGGTAGCAGATTCTTATTCTATCGAGGGTTGGGTGCTCGTTTAGAACGTGCATTAATGACATTTATGATGGATTTACATGCAGAAGAGCATGGTTATGAAGAAATGCTGCCACCTGTAATTGTTAATCGTGATAGTTTAACTGGTACTGGACAGCTTCCTAAGTTTGAAGAAGATGTATTTAAATTAGAGGAAACAGATTATTTCATGATTCCAACGGCAGAGGTACCTGTAACAAACTTCTATCGTGATGAAATATTATCTGTAGAAGCATTACCACAGGGCTTTGCTGCATATAGTGCATGTTTCCGTTCAGAGGCAGGCTCTGCGGGACGTGATACACGTGGTTTAATTCGCCAGCACCAATTTAACAAAGTAGAATTAGTGCGCTTTGTAAAACCAGAGGAATCATACGAACAGCTAGAGCTATTAACTGGTCATGCTGAAAGGGTACTACAACTATTAGGCTTACCTTACCGTAAACTAAAAATGTGTACGGCTGATTTAGGCTTTACGGCAGCAAAAAAATATGATTTAGAGGTTTGGATTCCAGCACAAAACATGTATCGTGAAATCTCTTCTTGCTCTAATTTCGAGGATTTCCAAGCACGTCGAGCAAATATTCGCTTCCGTCGTGAAGCAAATGCAAAACCGGAGTATGTACACACATTAAACGGCTCAGGACTTGCTATTGGACGTACAGTAGCGGCCATCCTAGAAAACTATCAGCAAGCTGATGGAAGCGTAGTAATTCCTGAGGTACTAAGACCTTATATGGGCGGGAAAGATATTATTGCTCCAAAATAG
- a CDS encoding LysR family transcriptional regulator, protein MDLRQLNYFITIVEEGQITKAAKKLHMAQPPLSQQLKMMEEELNCKLLDRNGRTLDMTGPGKVLYEKGKTLLSNFEDTISEIKEVGEGLKGVLSIGADQTCLSYIPEKIKIMLDRYPDLCFKIIEGDTLFLTESLLSKEIDVAILQQPIEDEKFFSLGLDVEGFVLATPSQWNLQSPIQMGELKNIPFLSFYRHHNCNTLRIILDEFKTHGFEPKIICECTNIAMVSSLIRKGVGVTILPRTSLDKFSIDGIKIIEFANCNIQSKATIVWPKERYLAKYALNFLELFTENGN, encoded by the coding sequence ATGGATCTAAGGCAATTAAATTACTTCATAACAATTGTCGAGGAAGGACAAATTACGAAAGCCGCAAAAAAACTACATATGGCACAGCCTCCACTTAGCCAGCAGTTAAAAATGATGGAAGAAGAATTGAATTGTAAACTACTAGATCGAAATGGTAGGACACTTGATATGACGGGTCCCGGGAAAGTGTTATATGAAAAAGGGAAAACTTTATTATCCAATTTCGAGGATACTATTTCTGAAATAAAGGAAGTAGGAGAAGGCTTAAAAGGTGTTTTATCTATAGGCGCAGATCAAACTTGTTTATCCTATATACCTGAAAAAATCAAGATTATGCTCGACCGATACCCCGATTTATGCTTTAAAATTATCGAAGGCGATACATTATTCTTAACAGAGAGCCTTTTAAGTAAAGAAATTGACGTAGCTATTTTACAGCAGCCCATTGAAGATGAAAAATTCTTTTCATTAGGCTTGGATGTTGAGGGATTTGTACTTGCTACACCATCGCAGTGGAATTTACAGAGCCCGATTCAGATGGGAGAATTAAAGAATATACCATTTCTTTCTTTTTATCGTCATCATAATTGTAATACACTTCGTATTATTTTAGATGAATTTAAAACTCATGGGTTTGAACCAAAAATTATTTGTGAGTGTACTAATATTGCCATGGTCTCTTCCTTGATTAGAAAAGGAGTAGGTGTGACCATTTTGCCAAGAACAAGTCTAGATAAGTTTTCTATTGATGGCATTAAAATTATTGAATTCGCTAATTGTAACATCCAATCTAAAGCGACGATAGTTTGGCCAAAGGAACGGTATTTAGCCAAATATGCACTTAATTTTTTAGAGTTGTTTACTGAAAATGGAAATTAA
- a CDS encoding ABC transporter substrate-binding protein: MKKTLLSLFLLMSALFLIACGSSSDSGKNNSSSAGSSSSESGTGATADSIKIAGIFSASGGAAALGEPEMQTLKMLVDQKNAEGGINGQQIELVTYDDKSDQNEAILAMKKALTQDKVSLVIGGTTSGNSLAMLPLAEQNQVPYISVAASKQIYVGEDGKARKWVFKMPQDDQQAVERILQYLKDHNLSKVAWLNVANSYGTGGHDEFVKHAPKYGVEPVIEDEFETTVTDAKPLLTRVKKANPDVIIVWGTVQESAVVIKNIRELALDIPVLASHGIATNQFIEVAGEAANDVILPTGKLLVANSLEDSNPQKELLIAYNESYTAKYNKSASTFGAYAADAFTIATKAIEAKGTDSAAIRDFIEQELGEFVGLTGTFNINAENHMGLSPDSFAMVRIVDGKWTLEN; the protein is encoded by the coding sequence ATGAAAAAGACTTTACTGTCACTTTTCCTATTGATGAGTGCGTTATTTTTGATAGCGTGTGGTTCATCATCTGATTCAGGAAAAAACAACTCATCATCTGCGGGATCTTCTAGCTCAGAATCTGGTACAGGAGCAACAGCCGATTCAATAAAAATTGCAGGGATTTTTTCAGCATCTGGTGGAGCGGCTGCTCTTGGGGAACCAGAAATGCAAACGCTTAAAATGTTAGTAGATCAAAAAAATGCAGAGGGTGGAATTAACGGTCAACAAATTGAATTAGTAACTTATGATGATAAATCAGACCAAAATGAAGCAATCCTTGCAATGAAAAAGGCATTAACTCAAGACAAAGTATCACTTGTAATAGGCGGTACAACAAGTGGTAACTCATTAGCTATGTTGCCTTTAGCAGAACAAAATCAAGTACCTTATATCTCGGTTGCTGCAAGTAAACAAATTTATGTCGGTGAAGATGGCAAAGCACGTAAATGGGTGTTTAAAATGCCACAAGACGACCAACAAGCAGTAGAGCGTATTTTACAATATTTAAAAGATCATAACTTATCAAAAGTAGCATGGTTAAATGTTGCGAACTCTTATGGTACAGGTGGTCATGACGAGTTCGTTAAACATGCACCAAAATACGGTGTAGAGCCAGTGATTGAAGATGAATTTGAAACAACAGTCACAGATGCAAAACCATTATTAACACGTGTGAAAAAAGCAAATCCAGATGTAATTATCGTTTGGGGAACTGTACAGGAATCCGCAGTTGTTATTAAAAACATTCGTGAATTAGCACTAGATATACCTGTGCTTGCAAGTCATGGAATTGCAACAAATCAATTTATTGAAGTTGCAGGCGAAGCAGCAAATGATGTAATTTTACCAACAGGTAAATTATTAGTTGCAAATAGCTTAGAAGATTCGAATCCACAAAAAGAACTATTAATAGCGTACAACGAATCTTACACAGCGAAATACAATAAATCGGCAAGTACGTTCGGTGCATATGCAGCAGACGCTTTCACTATTGCAACGAAAGCAATTGAAGCCAAAGGTACTGATAGCGCCGCTATTCGGGATTTCATTGAGCAAGAACTGGGGGAATTTGTAGGCCTTACTGGTACATTTAACATCAATGCAGAAAACCATATGGGATTAAGTCCAGATAGTTTTGCAATGGTACGTATTGTAGATGGAAAATGGACCTTAGAAAACTGA
- a CDS encoding branched-chain amino acid ABC transporter permease produces the protein METFSQMLQLLFSGLTIGAIYALIAVGFVIIYNVTGILNFAQGEFAMFGALISISLVKANLPLWLAIILSIVIVAAIGGIFERTAIHTARKSSMTTLIIITIGVSIAFRGIAILIWGTQAQTLPPFMDNTPIQFLDAVLLPQNLWAIGLSIIILIVMMYFFNYTFTGKSLTACVINPFAARLMGINPNKMSLLAVVVSAAVGALAGTVIAPISGASYDMGMMLGIKAFVAAVVGGLTNAPAAIAGAFLIGIIEAFTEGLWSSGLKDVVSFSLLLLILFVKPEGLFAKASGKRV, from the coding sequence ATGGAAACATTTTCTCAAATGTTGCAATTGTTATTTTCAGGTTTAACAATAGGAGCAATTTATGCACTGATTGCAGTGGGATTCGTTATTATCTATAACGTGACAGGTATTCTTAACTTCGCACAAGGTGAATTTGCTATGTTTGGTGCATTAATCAGTATTTCACTCGTAAAAGCAAATCTACCCTTATGGTTAGCCATTATTTTAAGTATCGTCATTGTAGCGGCTATTGGCGGAATATTTGAACGAACAGCCATTCATACCGCTCGTAAATCATCCATGACAACACTAATAATCATTACAATTGGGGTTTCGATTGCATTCCGTGGGATTGCTATTTTAATTTGGGGGACTCAAGCTCAAACATTACCGCCATTTATGGATAATACACCAATTCAATTTTTAGATGCCGTATTACTTCCACAAAACTTATGGGCAATTGGTCTTTCTATCATAATTTTAATCGTCATGATGTACTTTTTTAACTATACATTTACAGGAAAATCATTAACAGCTTGTGTGATCAATCCTTTTGCTGCACGTTTAATGGGAATAAACCCAAATAAAATGTCATTACTTGCTGTTGTTGTAAGTGCTGCAGTAGGAGCTTTAGCGGGTACAGTAATCGCTCCAATATCCGGTGCATCCTATGATATGGGGATGATGCTTGGTATAAAAGCATTTGTAGCAGCAGTTGTTGGGGGATTAACAAATGCCCCAGCTGCAATTGCAGGTGCGTTTTTAATCGGTATTATTGAAGCGTTTACAGAAGGATTATGGTCTTCTGGTTTAAAAGATGTAGTGAGTTTCTCTTTATTGCTATTAATTTTATTTGTAAAACCTGAAGGTCTATTTGCTAAAGCTTCAGGAAAACGCGTATAA